Proteins encoded within one genomic window of Megalopta genalis isolate 19385.01 chromosome 10, iyMegGena1_principal, whole genome shotgun sequence:
- the LOC117223345 gene encoding ninjurin-A → MDLLKHNGDEILYMDDITDEVAKPLTSKEFEAVAIGPRFGALLETDNTNNPRPTSGPEIDDLEPEGKPPIGFDHRGIDDGLLPKDPRTPQSDHPKFPDSLTPFFPIVPPLQPTPDVNIYQHKKTLAQGMMDLALLSANANQLRYVLQTDGGHPYFYPSLVMIGASLFLQIAVGIGLIWNSRYNVKDNAQMCKAERANNWTVIGIFLVTILNVFISSFGVVDGVATALPTT, encoded by the coding sequence ATGGATCTATTGAAACATAACGGGGATGAAATTCTGTACATGGACGACATCACGGACGAAGTAGCTAAGCCATTGACGTCCAAAGAATTCGAAGCTGTTGCCATCGGACCTCGATTTGGTGCTCTGTTAGAGACAGACAATACGAACAACCCTCGGCCAACCTCTGGACCGGAGATCGACGACCTCGAGCCGGAAGGAAAACCGCCGATCGGGTTCGATCATCGGGGAATAGACGATGGCTTGCTACCAAAGGATCCTCGGACACCACAGTCAGATCATCCGAAATTTCCAGACAGCTTGACTCCATTTTTCCCGATAGTACCTCCACTTCAGCCTACTCCTGATGTTAATATTTACCAGCACAAGAAAACCTTGGCCCAAGGAATGATGGACCTGGCACTGTTGTCAGCGAATGCCAATCAGTTACGTTACGTTCTACAGACCGACGGAGGGCATCCATACTTCTATCCATCGCTGGTCATGATAGGTGCCAGTCTATTTCTTCAGATTGCAGTGGGGATAGGATTAATTTGGAACAGCAGATACAACGTCAAGGACAATGCTCAAATGTGCAAGGCTGAACGTGCGAACAACTGGACAGTGATCGGTATATTTCTGGTGACTATTCTCAATGTGTTCATATCGTCGTTTGGGGTGGTCGATGGAGTGGCGACGGCTCTTCCCACGACGTGA
- the LOC117223340 gene encoding uncharacterized protein LOC117223340, with amino-acid sequence MSDIKSVLSLLCQHLKLSVNVIMKPEYFRLAKFNDCAENVIKAFWEVLNVLSFHVIQEKQIDIDFQHYDTVWATKLYFAYLQYPSIEFYASNRHDKNSRYLLLAFAWLLVTQNTLDILIRKILSNSALGRECSKPNNSEEREVLHNVPETLVAQLDSIIHLNGKVNYNIREIYNLVCKRANLVSRVHAATINVSGLPHLSVSELALVKRIATADKCQLSKEDERYLQELHTAENLLDAHSKWQRKEHIFFEWMVTVVQEHKKHSSSSSPDIDWNEIFKFVTMLHCIMQGKFEALSSQHNHGCQDQEFIAASRLMRVPKDRDAMEDQLRTMSAELERETKSLSERKEKLSEELKKLLHLIPSCIQL; translated from the exons atGTCCGACATAAAAAGCGTTTTATCTTTGTtgtgccagcatttgaaactatcggTCAATGTTATCATGAAACCTGAATATTTTAGACTAGCAAAATTTAATGATTGCGCGGAAAATGTT ATTAAGGCATTCTGGGAAGTATTGAACGTCTTGAGTTTTCACGTTATACAAGAAAAGCAGATCGATATTGACTTTCAACATTATG ATACAGTGTGGGCCACaaaattgtattttgcatatCTACAGTATCCTTCTATCGAATTTTATGCTTCTAATAGACACGATAAAAACAGCAGATACTTATTATTAGCATTTGCTTGGCTTCTTGTAACACAAAATACTCTAGACATTTTAATTAGGAAAATTCTTTCAAACAGTGCTCTTGGAAGGGAATGCTCGAAACCAAACAATTCAGAA GAAAGAGAAGTATTGCACAATGTGCCAGAAACCTTGGTTGCCCAGCTAGATAGTATTATACATTTAAATGGTAAAGTGAATTACAATATCAGGGAGATATATAATCTTGTTTGCAAGAGAGCTAATTTAGTAAGCAGAGTTCATGCTGCAACCATCAATGTCAGTGGTCTCCCCCATTTGAGTGTATCAGAACTAGCTTTAGTGAAACGTATTGCAACTGCTGATAAATGTCAGCTTTCTAAGGAAGATGAAAGATACCTGCAGGAATTACACACTGCAGAAAATTTACTGGATGCACATTCTAAATGGCAGAGAAAAGAGCACATATTCTTTGAATGGATG GTAACAGTAGTACAAGAACACAAAAAGCATTCAAGTTCGAGTTCTCCTGATATCGACTGGaatgaaattttcaaatttGTAACTATGTTACATTGTATCATGCAAGGAAaatttgaagctttgtcgtcCCAACATAACCATGGCTGTCAAGACCAAGAATTCATAGCTGCATCACGATTAATGAGGGTGCCAAAGGATCGTGATGCAATGGAGGATCAATTAAGAACGATGTCAGCAGAATTGGAGAGAGAAACGAAAAGTCTGTCGGAACGCAAGGAAAAGTTATCCGAGGAATTGAAAAAACTTTTACATTTAATTCCTTCCTGTATACAACTTTGA